The segment ATATGTATTAGTCAAAGTGGTTTTAATTTCCCCTAATTGAGCGGTTTTAAACAAAAAAGGAGGAGACTGGTTGAGGGGACAGACACGGTGACCCATTTGGGGCAACGTGTCTGTTCCGAAAGACCAAAAACTTGTTTTGGCACGAACTTCAAATGAAACCTTATAAATTTTACTAATATCCACATATATAGGTATTTAAATTTGGGGAGGGAGGGTCTTCGCATGGACATCGCAACATTATTTATAGATTTATGGCGCAATTTATAGGGATTTTTCTTTAATCAGGATGGAATTATAAATAAAACAAGAATGGTAACCTGTACTGCTGTTGGGTATTTCTCTTATCGCTTCTTTGTTTAAATATCCATCCCCGTTTTCTTACACAATATATCCAGTTGACTGGACACCAAATAGTGTCATATAATAAAGACACTATTTGGTGTCCTATTTGTTTGAAAGGAGGGAGAATCTTGAATCTTGCCCTACAAGAAAAGGATGTGTACGTGGCTATCGCAGATCCAACAAGAAGAAAGATTATCCGGTTGTTAGCAGAGTCAGAGGAACTGCCGCTCTACGAACTCACGCCACACTTTGATATGGGCCGTACTGCCGTATCTAAACATTTGACTGTGCTGAAAGCAGCCGATTTAGTCACAAATCGGAAAATAGGAAGAGAAACAAGATACCGCCTTAACCCGGCCCCTTTGAAAGAAGTACAGGACTGGCTTGCGTTCTATGAGCAGTTCTGGAATGAAAGTGCAATGAAACTAAAGAAGTTATTGGAGGAATAAAATATGGCCAACTTATCATTAGATTATCAATTTAAAAGCCCTATCG is part of the Sutcliffiella sp. FSL R7-0096 genome and harbors:
- a CDS encoding metalloregulator ArsR/SmtB family transcription factor; protein product: MNLALQEKDVYVAIADPTRRKIIRLLAESEELPLYELTPHFDMGRTAVSKHLTVLKAADLVTNRKIGRETRYRLNPAPLKEVQDWLAFYEQFWNESAMKLKKLLEE